The genomic stretch AATAGTAACAGGAGGGATAAAGATGTCTATATACGAATTTTCTGCATCAACAATAAAGGGTGAAGCTAAATCTTTACATGATTACGAAGGGCAGGTAGTATTGGTAGTTAATACAGCCAGTAAATGCGGTTTTACTCCACAATATAAACAATTGGAAGAGTTATATAAAACATATAAAGATAAAGGGCTTGTAGTATTAGGATTCCCTTGTGATCAATTTGGGAATCAAGAGCCTGGTGCTAACGAAGAAATTGAGAGCTTTTGCGAAATTAATTATGGTGTAACATTTCCGATGTTTTCGAAAGTTGATGTGAATGGAGAGAATGCTCATCCGTTATTTACATACTTAAAAGAAGAAGCACCTGGAATTTTAGGTTCAAAAGGAGTTAAATGGAATTTCACCAAATTTTTGATTGATAAAGGTGGCAAACCTGTATCAAGATTCGCTCCTAAAGTAGAACCATCTGCTATAAAAGATAATATTGAGCAGTTGCTAAAATAATTGAGCTATCGATTGTAATACAACCATCGTTATAAAAAGCTGCACCTTCAAAATAACAGTAGATATTTATGAAGGTGCAGTTTTTATATATTTAAGTGAGGTTAAATAGGTTAAAAATTATCATTTGTGAAGTGGGGTAACACAATGCCCTACTTTAAATATAAAATTGTAGGTTGTTATCATATTGAGTTAAACAATAAACATCTACAAAACTGGTATTCTTGGCATCTTTTCTTCTTTACAACGATGGCTAACGTATAAATCCACTTTTAATGGTGCTAATTTGGTAACAATAGCAACAAAGTTTACGAAAAGTGCTAAGTTATATGAGTTTTTATAAAAAATATCGATATTACAATAAATACTAGTTAGAAAAATATCTAAAGAATGTGAATAGCTGTGTTGTTCAATGAAGAGAAAGGATTGAAGGAATATGCTTAAAATAGCGTGGATAACGGATAGTTCAGCTTGCATTGATGAAGAATTACAGCATCACCCTGATGTATACGTAGTACCAATTTCAATTATCTTAGATAATCAAGAATATCGGGATGGTGTGGATCTAACGCCTTATGAGTTATATAATAAATTAAAATCTTCAACTTCCCAACCGAAAACTTCCCAACCATCGGTTGGTCAATTTCTAGCATTGTATGAAAAGTTACAGTACAGTTATGATTACATTATTTCAATTCATGTTTCTTCGAAATTAAGTGGCACTTATTCTTCAAGCTTTCAAGCAGCACAACAAATCCAAAAACCAATATATATAATTGATTCGAAAGTTACCTCATATCCAATGACAGCTTTAATTTCTGAAGGAATTCGACTTAACAGAGCAGGCACAGAAATTAATGACATCGTATCTACTATACAAAAACTAGTAGATAAAAATAAAATGTATGTAATAGTTGGTAGTCTTGAGCAGCTATATGCAAGTGGAAGGTTAAATAGTATCCAATTCGTGGTTGGTAGTTTGTTGAAAATTAAACCGATCATCACTTTTAACAATGGTACATTAGCAATCTATGACAAAGTGCGCACAGAACGGAAGGCCTTACATCGCTTCCTTACTATATTGAAAGAAGAAATCCAAAACTCAAAAATCTCAGAAGTGTACTTATTATATGGATTACATAGTGATAAAGCACAGGTATTAAAACGAAAAATAGAAAGTTTGTTTCCTTCGTTAAATGTACTTACGTTCCCATTTTCTACTTCTCTAGGTGTGCATACAGGTGAAGACACAATTGGAATTAGCTGGTTTAATAATTAGGCTCTAACTTTGTTGTTATTTATAAAAAACTACGATAATAAAAGGAAGTCTTGTATGATTATCATCATATTATAGAAGAAAAAATGAGACGAAACTATTGTTGTGTCCATGTTTATTTATTTGGATGCAAAGCAATAACCGATGATACAGCCAATAATTATGAAAGGTAAATACATATAGTTTTAATGTTGTTTTAAGGGACACATATGTGTAAATAAAGTTATAACACTAGTATATATTGCACTAAATGAGTAGAAAGTGCTACGCTTGCCTCAATTTTATAGCCTATACTTAATAATTGAGCTACAGTTTCAGCACAATTTGGATTGGTAGGCTCTATAGGTGCATGTAAGCTTGAGTGTAATGAAACGAATTGGTTTGTTGTTGGATTACAGACAATCATAATTACATGACGTCCATACCAAGCTGTGCCTATTGTTGTTTGCTTTTGGGGAGGGTGTCGGTGAAAGCAATTGTTTTTATTTATCTGAACCAGATCCTTTCAATTTTTCTATCTACCTACCTGTAAACTAACAAAGACTAAACATGACGCATTAAAAGGGTGTATGAGCTCCAGTCAGTTTTGGGGACAACCATAATATTACATGTTCTATAACTAGAATAATTAACAAGTCTTTTAACAGGGCTGTTTTCGTATAGAATATTGTTTTCTTTACTAACAAATAAACACGTATGACTGTTGAATAAAAACGATATTTTTATCTTCAATTATAGGAACTATAGCAACAAAGTTTACGAAAAGAGCCTTTACCCATAAAATAATATGAAATTAAGGGAAGTTTAAAAGCAACAAATATTACAAGAGAACCTTGATATTGTGTCGCACGAAAATTAAATCTTCATTATTATATGCATGTTGCTAGTCAAATGTCCTTATTTAAAATGATTCCACAATAATCCTTCCGTCATGTTACAATGTGTTGAGAAAGCAATAGGCTTATGTCGGTTTTTTAAAAAATTGGCTTTTTTCCCACAGAAGTTGTTTTTCGTATACTTAAATATAGACGAGTAAATTGATGCTATCCTATATTAACCTCTATAGCATCAAAATTTGCGAAAATCGCTGTATCATTAAATTGTCTGTTGCATTGTATTATAGAAGAAAATATGCTGTGGTTTTACTATTACAACAGACAAGTTATATAGTGTCAAACGTCCAATAATTTAAACAGGTGATATATAAATGCATGCAGAAATGATAAAAATTACTGAACAATTTGTGAAATCAATATTAGTTGATGACCGAACTGGTCATGATTATTTTCATATACACCGTGTAAGAAACATGGCTTTACGTATTGGGAAAATTGAAAAGGCAAATCTTCTTATAGTTGAAATGGCTGCGCTGTTACATGATACGATAGATGACAAAATTATGGATGATCCAAAAGCTGCAATTAAACACGTAACAAGCTTTATGCATTCAAACGGAGTAAGATCTGTTGATAGTGAACATATAATGGATATCATTACCTCACTTTCGTTTAAAGGCGGAAATGGAGTTCCAATGAAATCGCTTGAAGGTCAAGTTGTTCAAGATGCAGATAGATTAGATGCATTAGGTGCGATCGGTATAGCTCGAGCATTTACATATGGTGGCTTAAAGGGACATATACTTTATGACCCTGACATACCGATAAGGGAAAGTATGACGTATGAACAATATCGATTTGAGCAAGGTACAACAATTAACCATTTTTATGAGAAATTATTACGCCTTTCAGATAAAATGAACACGGAAGAAGGAAAGAAGATAGCGCATCAAAGGCATGGTTTTATAGAAAAGTACTTAAAACAATTTTTTGAGGAATGGAATGGTCAACTATGAAATTACTAACTGTAGAAAATTTCACAAAAAGCTATACAGAAAGAACGTTGTTCGAACACATATCTTTCAGTATAACGTCTGGTGACCGAATCGGGGTCATTGGTGTAAATGGGACTGGGAAATCAACTTTGTTAAAGCTTATTGCTGGAGAAGAAATTCCTGATGAAGGTCAAATGATATGTTCAAAAGGCTATGCAATAAGCTATTTAGCTCAGCAACCAGTATTTAAAGAAAACCATTCAGTGCTTGATCAAGTTTTTCATGGTGATACGCCACTTATTAACTTATTAAAAGAGTACGAGCAAATTTTATTAAAACTAGCAGATGAACCGACAAATGAAAAAATCCAACAAGCGTTATTTACTACACAGCAACGTATGGATGCAATGAATGCTTGGGAAGCAAATTCAAATGCAAAAGCAATTCTAACTAAGCTCGGTATAAAAGATTATTCACAACAAATTGGGGAGCTATCAGGGGGACAAAAAAAGAGAGTTTCATTAGCACAGGCATTGATAGCAGAACCTGATTTGTTAATTTTAGATGAGCCAACGAACCATTTAGATTATGAAACAATCATGTGGTTAGAAGATTATTTAGCTAAGTTTAATGGAGCTATTTTGCTCGTAACACACGATCGGTATTTTTTAGATCGAGTTACAAATCGTATCCTGGAGTTGGATAACGGTAACTTATATAGTTATTCAGGGGGGTATTCATCTTTTTTAGAAGGAAAAGCGTTGAGAGAAGAACAAACACAAGCTAGTGAGGAAAAACGTCAGAATCTATACCGTCATGAACTAGCCTGGATGAAAAGAGGTGCAAAAGCAAGAACAACGAAACAAAAGGCAAGAATAAAACGCTTTGAGGAATTAGAAAATAGTAAATTTACATCAAATGAAAGTAAACTGGATATATCATTACAATCTAGCCGTCTAGGGAAGAAGGTAGTCGAATTAGAAAGTGTTACCAAATCTTACGGGAACAAAAACATTTTAGTAGATTTTAACCTGTTAATTAAACGGGGAGACCGTATCGGTATCGTTGGAGAGAATGGATCTGGAAAATCTACATTGCTAAATTTAATTACAGGAAAAACAACTCCTGACGGTGGAAATGTCTCAGTTGGTCCAACTGTCAAAATTGGATACTATACTCAAGAGACCTTTCAAATGAATGAAAATCAACGGATCATTGAATATGTGAAGGAGTCAAGGGAAGTTATAGAAACGTTAGATGGTCACACAATTTCTGCTGCTCAAATGCTAGAGCGGTTCTTATTTCCGATGCATACTCACGGTACACCAATTCGCAAACTCTCTGGTGGAGAGAGAAAACGATTATTTTTATTAAAGATTTTAATGGATGCACCAAACGTGTTATTACTCGATGAACCAACAAATGACCTTGATACTAAAACTTTGACAATATTAGAAGATTATTTAGATGAGTTCCCAGGTGTTGTAATCACCGTATCACATGACCGATACTTTTTGGACAAAATAGCGGAGCAAATTCTCGTTTTTCAAGGTGATGGACATGTGAAAACACACTTTGGTTTATACACAGCACTTCTTGAACAGCGTACTCAAAAGTCGATAGTGAAAGAATTACAAAAAGAAAAAGAAGTTACGAAAAAAGAAAAGAAGCAAATCCGGAAGCTAACTTATAAGGAACAAAAAGAGTGGGAAACAATTGAAGATCGGATCGCTGAAATGGAGCAAACTTGCGAACATTTGACGCAACAAATTGAACAAACTGGAAGTGATTTTGAAACTGCTCAATCGCTAATGAAGGAACATGAGGATACTACAAAACAATTAGAACAGTTGATGGAACGTTGGGAAGAATTATCTGAAGTCATAGAAGCAACTAAATGAATCTCTAAATTATGGAGATTAATTGTATCTATGGTTGTTAGTTATGAATGCGCTGAACTAAAACTTAGATCCCGTTTGAAAACAACTTCCGACTAATTAACTTTTGATAAAGGTCACCAGTTCAAAACATAATAAAGTATTGTTTTTTCAAGGCTCTTTTCGTAAACTTTATTGCTATTAAAATCAAATTAGTACTATAGATAGTAGTTTTACATGGTTGCTCATTGTTGTACGGAAGAAAAGTGCCAGGAAATCTAGTTGTGTATGTGTTTGGTTCTTATTGCGAAAAACAGCCTTTTTTCAACACCTACACCTTTGGTTGTAGGGACACAATTTACAGTGTCATTCACATTCTAATGTATTATGAAAGTTCAACTTTTACAGTTGGACTTTTTGTATGTCATGATGATTGCTGATGGAAATAATAAATCTATTCCTAGCTTAGTAGACATACACATCATGACGTATATATTAGATATTGTAGAAGCTTTCTTAGTATTGGACAACTCGCTTTGCTCCTAAATATCGAGCGTTCCAGTAGGTGTTACTGAGATGACTAACTGTAACGCCAACTGATGAATCAGTATGAATAAATTGATTATTCCCAATGTAAATTCCAGCATGAGAAGGGCCTGGTTTATACGTTTCGAAAAAAACAATATCACCGATACTTGGATGTTGGACGTCAACAGTAAAATTCCATATGTCACTTACAGTCCTAGGGATTTTGATGTTTTTTTGATCAAATACAAAAGTTAAAAAGCCGCTGCAATCAAAGCCGCTTGGTGAAGTTCCACCCCAAACATATGGGCTACCGATGTATTTTTGTGCAATTGTAATCAAAGATGTATCAACACTGTTCACTGTCGTTTGTTTTGCTGGTTTGATATATATTGTTTTACCAATCTTATTCTTATTAGTTTCAAGGTGTTGCAATGTTTGTCGTCCAGCTATGCCATCAATTGTCAACTTATTACGTTGCTGATATGTTTTTACCGCTGTTAATGTTAGTGGACCGAATATTCCATCAACCTGTCCTTCATAATAATCAAGATTTTGTAATTGGTGTTGTAATTGTAATACATCTTCACCCGTGGAACCGTATGAAAGAACTTTTTGCTTTTGGAGTGTATCAAGCTTAGCTAATCTAGTTAACATCTTTTGATCGGTAATGCCATCTGTAGCTAACTGTGATTTACTTTGAAATAATTGTACAGCTTCCTTCGTTTTCTTACCATAAACCCCGTCAATATGACTATGGTACATTGCCAGGTTTTTAAGTTTTAGTTGAAGTGCTTTCACTGCTTGCCCAGTATGTCCATATCGTAATTGTTCTTTCTTTAGTTCCTGTACACTTATAATATCGTAATTTACAGCTGTGTTAATTGGCAATGACGTACTTAATACTACAGTGGCGGCAACTGATGACATAACAAAGTTATGCTTTGTTCCTGTAGATAACTTCATGTTTGGCCTCCATTCCAATAAAGTGTCATTTGCAATAAGTTAAGTTACCTGAGCTTAGAAAGAGGGGCATTATTTATATCATTAATATTTATGAATAGGAATAATTATGACAAATTAACAGTAGAATTACTCATTTTTTGTAGAAATATATCGGACAACTTTTTAAGGAGTGAGTGTAATGGCTGGAAGGACGTACGTATGTTAAAATTATTTTTACTATACTTGTAGTAAAAAAGGGGAGATTAGTTTGAAGATCAATACAATTGAACCAACACCTAGTCCAAACACAATGAAAATTATCTTAAACAAAGAATTACCCTCTGGAAAAAGTAATAATTATAAGAGAGAGAATAGCGAAAGTGCACCACAAATCATTCAGGACATTTTGTCGATTGATGGTGTGAAAGGAGTATACCATGTTGCTGATTTTTTAGCTGTAGAACGTAATGCCAAGTATGATTGGCAAGAGATCTTACCAAAAGTAAGGGAGGCTTTTGGGGAAGATATTGAAGAATCTAGTGATAAACGCCAAGAAGTTGCTGATACATTTGGGGACGTAAAAGTCTTTGTGCAAATGATCCAATTTATTCCGATGCAAGTGAAATTATTAGATGGACAAACTGAAAAACGATATGGCTTACCAGAGCGATTTAAAGAAGCAGTATTAACAATGCAATCATCCGTAAATAATGTCGTTAGTGATAGACAATGGCAGGAATATGGAACTCGTTATGGTGATATTGAAGATGTTGGATCAGAGGTGGTTGAGGAACTGATAGCTGTTTATGATGAAGACCGCTTAAATAGACTAGTTGATGCAGCAAAGAATAAAGACCATACCGCAGCAAGTCATTTGTTAAGAAACAGTTACAAAGTAACACCTGAAATGCTAGAAAATGCTGATTGGACTAAACGGTATGCTGCTCTTGAACAAATGGAGCCAACTGAGGAAGATATACCAGTTTTAGCACAAGCATTAAATGATGATAAAGCTTCAATACGACGTCTCGCTACCGTCTACTTAGGCATGATAGAAAAACCAGTTGTGTTGCCATATTTATATAAAGCGTTGACTGATAAGAGTATAACAGTTAGAAGAACGGCTGGGGATTGCCTATCAGATATTGGAGATCCAAGTGCGATTGGGGCAATGATTAAAGCTTTACAAGATCCAAGCAAATTAGTACGGTGGAGAGCAGCGATGTTTTTGTATGAAGTTGGAGACGATTCAGCGTTGCCTGCTTTAATTGAAGCTCAAGATGATCCTGAATTTGAAGTTAGTATGCAAATGAAACTAGCAATTGAACGAATTAAAGAAGGGGAGGAAGCCAAAGGGTCTGTTTGGAAACAAATGACCGATAGCAGGAATAACAAAGATTTAATATAGGAGATGTATATACTCAAATCAGGTGTAGAGTTTATTACACCTGGTTTTTTATTGGCACTGATTATACAGGTCATTAAATGTTTCTATCATTAAATAGAACTTTTCTATAAGTCAATGAAGAAAAATAAAACTATAATTTACTTCATACTTAATGATTATTTTAAGGTTGTGATAATGATGGAGAGCAAAATAGTAGGAATAATAGGTGGTATGGGTCCAAAGGCAACAGTAGATTTAATGAATAAAATAATTAATAATACGCCAGCTAAACATGATCAAGACCATCTTCACCTCATTGTGGATAGCAACTCACAAATTCCTGATCGTACATCAGCAATTATAGGTGAAGGCTTAGATCCCACACCATCAATTGTAGCATCTGCACAACGGCTTCAAGAGGCTGGTGCAGATTTATTAATGATTGCGTGTAATACTGCACACTTTTTCTACAAGGCTGTTATAAACTCAGTCGATATACCGGTGATCCATATGCCAATTGAAACTGCGAAATATTTACAAGAGCACAAATACAACACAGTCGGTTTATTAGCTACTGACGGTACTTTACAATCTAACTTGTATCAGCATTGTTTAAATAAATATGACATTGCCCTTATCAATTTAAATAAAGAAATGCAAGCAGATGTAATGAAAGGGATATATTCTATCAAAGGTGGTAAACTAGAAACGGGATTGTTTTACTTATCAGCTGTAGCTAAAGAGGTGAAGGGCCTTGGTGCTGATGCAATTATTGCTGGCTGTACAGAAATACCACTTGTACTTCAATCAACTAAACAATTGATTGTGGTAGACCCAACTGAAATTATTGCAAAAAAGGTCGTCCACATAGCAACAAATATGAACAATGAGTTACTTTCTGTATAGAGCAAGAGTATAACTTAGTAGAGTGATAAGTTAGAAGAGTGAGTAAACAAAAGGGTGGGGAGTATGAATATTGATAATATTGAAGCTTTCATATATGTTTGTCAACTTGGGAGCTTTAATAAAGCAGCAGAAGCGTTATTTTTAACTCAGCCTTCCGTTTCTGCACGAATTCAATCTCTAGAACGTGAAATGAATATTAAGCTATTTCTTCGTCAAGGAAATAAAGTGTCGCTAACTGATAAAGGTGAATATTTTTTTCCCCATGCGCAAAAAATATTGCAATCTTATCAAGAAGCAAAGTATAGACTCCAGCAAGAATTGCTTCCGAACGAATTAAAATTCGGTTGTGCATTATCTATAGCTAATAATGTTTTACCATCTATGTTACCTGACTTTAAAGCTAAATTTAACAATGTGCGAATGAAGATAATAACAGGGCATTCAAAAGACGTTTTACAAAAAGTAATTAATCAAGAAGTTGATTTTGGAATTATAAGAAGAGAAACTCATCCAGAAATTGAAGGGATTCATTTATACGATGACCCTATTAGTCTGTTTGTTTCAAACGGCCATATTTTACTGAAACAGGAAACGATAACGTTAGAGCAAGTTGCAAAATACCCACTCATTTTTTTTGATTATGGCTCAATGGATTGGCTTTATATCCATAGAATTTTTTCAACGAATAGGATTTCACCGAATATATCTTTGGAAGTTGACAATATGGAAACAGCAAAAAACTTAGTCATACAAGGTATGGGAATTAGCTTTTTACCTGAACATTGTGTGAAAAAGGAGCTTCAAAAGGAGCAACTTGTTCGTGTTGAATTAACGCCACCCATTAGAATGAATATAAGCATTGATTTTATTTACGTAAAAGGGAGTTCACAATCTGTTTTTATCAATTATTTTAAGGAAAGACTCTTTTCGTAAACATTGTTGCTATTAAGACTAATTTATGCAACTGACCTCATTTAAAATGCGACAAGTTTCCACGACCGCTTGGGTTATACGTATTTACTTCATAGTAAGAAAAATAACTCAATGCGAAAGTAGTCAAAATTTAATAACATAAATAAAGCAGACTTAAAAAGGGTTAGGTTCTAAGAAGTTGGCTGTTTTTATTGGCGGTTGATCCAATAAAATAAGCAATTGAACTTTTTGGAATCTTGCCCTTTTCCTATGTTCATTTTGTAGCATTGTGAACAGCTTTTAACTTATTTACAGTATTTTAAAAAAATTCACAAAAAAACTATTGCAAAACAAATGAAAACAAACTATATTGTTAAAATATATACTCAAAGAGAGGTTGATAATATGTCCAAGGATTTACGTATCCGAAGTAAAGCGCTTAGTGATGATGTAAAAAGAGCACCGAACCGAGCAATGCTGCGTGCTGTCGGTTTTAGTGATGAAGATTTTAAAAAACCGATGATTGGTATTGCAAGTACATGGAGCGAGGTAACTCCATGTAATATTCATATTGATGAGTTAGCTATCAAGGCAAAGGAAGGTGCTAAAAATGCTGGTGGTGCACCGTTAATATTTAATACGATTACTGTTTCAGATGGCATTTCAATGGGAACAGCAGGTATGAGGTATTCATTACCTAGTCGAGAAGTTATTGCTGATTCAATTGAAACCGTTGTTGGCGGAGAAAATTTAGACGCTTTTGTTGCTATCGGTGGATGTGACAAAAACATGCCTGGATGTATGATCGCTATTGGTCGTTCTAATGTGCCAGCAGTATTCGTTTACGGTGGTACAATAAAACCTGGTAGACATAATGACAAAGATATTGACATTGTTTCAGCATTTGAAGGAGTTGGACAGTATAATAAAGGTGATATTGATCGTGAAGAGCTTCATCAAATTGAGTGTCATGCATGCCCTGGGGCTGGCTCCTGTGGAGGAATGTATACTGCAAACACGATGGCTTCTGCAATAGAGGCAATGGGAATGAGTTTACCTGGAAGTTCATCGAATCCAGCAGAGTCTTCCTTCAAAGGCGAAGACTGTTTGAAAGCAGGAGAAGCTGTTTATCATTTGTTAGAAAAAGAGATTTATCCAAAGGATATTATGACAAAAGAAGCATTTGAGAATGCTTTTACTGTAGTATTAGCGCTTGGAGGATCGACAAATGCAATTCTTCATTTATTAGCAATTGCTCATTCAGTTGATGTCGATTTGTCATTGGAAGACTTTGATAGATTACAAAAGAAAGTGCCTCATATTGCGGATTTAAAGCCAAGTGGTCAATATGTGATGCAAGATCTTCATGAAGCAGGTGGGGTACAAGCCGTTATGAAAGTATTACTTGATGAAGGTCTATTACACGGACATTGTCTTACGGTAACAGGGAAAACATTAGCAGATAACTTAGTAGAGGCACCACCTTTAGTAGAAGGCCAAAAGGTTATCACGCCATTTTCTGAACCGTTAAAACCAACGGGTCCTTTAGTTATTTTAAAAGGTAATTTAGCTCCAGATGGTGCAGTTGCAAAAGTATCAGGCTTGAAAACAAAGCACTTAACTGGACCAGCTAAAGTATTTAATTCAGAGGATGAAGCGACTCAAGCAGTACTAAATGATGATATCAAAGCTGGTGATGTACTTGTTATTCGTTATGAAGGACCTAAGGGAGGTCCTGGTATGCCAGAGATGCTATCAATATCAGCAATCTTAGTTGGTAAAGGATTAGGAGAGAGTGTAGCATTATTAACTGATGGTCGCTTCTCAGGAGGCACACACGGACTTGTTGTTGGCCACATTGCTCCAGAAGCTCAAGTAGGTGGCCCAATTGGGTTATTGAAAACTGGTGATATCGTAACCATCAATAGTGAGTTACAGTCACTATCCGTTGATCTTTCAGAAGTAGAGCTAGAAAAACGTCGAGCTAGCTGGGTAGCACCTAAGTTACATTCAAGAGGTGTCTTAGGAAAATTCGCTCATCAAGTCTCTTGTGCTTCAAAAGGTGCGGTCACGGATCTTTATTAAGTTTTTATTAGTTGATTTTCTATGATTTGTACAGTATTCTTTAAGCATCGGAATGTAATTGGAGGGAATTGTTTATGTCGATGGCTTATGAAGAATATATGAAACAAATGGTTAAACCGATGCGTCAAGAGTTAGTCAGTGCAGGCTTTACTGAACTATTGACAGCTGAATCAGTTGAAGAATTTTTAGATGAAGCACAAGGCACTACATTAGTTGTAGTTAACTCGGTATGTGGATGTGCAGCAGGGCTAGCTAGACCAGCTGCAACGCAGGCTGTATTAAATAATGACAAAAAACCTGATCAGCTTGTGACAGTGTTTGCAGGTCAAGATAAAGAGGCAACTTCTAAGATGAGGGAGTATTTTGTCGACCTTGAGCCATCATCACCATCAATGGCTCTACTGAAAGGGAAAGAAGTAGTACATTTTATTCCTCGTCATGAAATTGAAGGTCATGCGATGGAACAGATTATGGAGAACTTACAATCTGCTTTTAATAAATCATGTTAAGAGGATGTCTATATGACGTCCTCTTTCTTATGGTACGTGAAAGTACACTTAATATTATTTGATTAAATAAAGCTTACAACTATTTATGAGATTTTACAGAAGAATTAATAATAGGTGATGACATTGATTGCGACAACTGGTGGTCGAACAGATGAAAATGGTATTCTACTTGCAAAAGAAGTAGCGAGGGATTTAAAAATCTCTTATGTTGATAGAAAAAAATCGTCTATAAAGGAATTGAAACACCATTATAACAAAGATGTGCTAATGATAGGTAGAAATAGACTAGAAATACATCCTATCACTGCTAATGAGCCGGTGTTTTTTCATCCTAACTCAGCTATGTTCCGTTTAAAACGCATAATGATAGGACTAGATGACCCATTTCTTAGAGCTGTGCAACTTTCAGAAGGAATGACTTTTTTAGATTGCACTGTCGGACTAGCTTCTGATAGTATTTTGGCAAGTTATGTAGTTGGTAGGAGCGGAAGAGTTGTAGGAGTTGAAGGAAATCGTTATTTAGCATATTTGGTTAAGAGAGGGTTACATGAATGGAACTCTCAATTATTAGAAATGAACAATGCTATGAAATGGATTGAAGTTGTTCATTACGATCATTTACTATATTTAAAAAAGTGTCCGAGCGATTCTTTTGATGTCGTATATTTTGATCCAATGTTTGAAAAAACGATAAACGAATCAAACGGTATTAATAGCTTAAAACATTTAGCAGTTTATTCAGAAATTACAGCGGAAGTGTTAT from Cytobacillus sp. IB215665 encodes the following:
- a CDS encoding BrxA/BrxB family bacilliredoxin, with amino-acid sequence MSMAYEEYMKQMVKPMRQELVSAGFTELLTAESVEEFLDEAQGTTLVVVNSVCGCAAGLARPAATQAVLNNDKKPDQLVTVFAGQDKEATSKMREYFVDLEPSSPSMALLKGKEVVHFIPRHEIEGHAMEQIMENLQSAFNKSC
- a CDS encoding aspartate/glutamate racemase family protein; the protein is MMESKIVGIIGGMGPKATVDLMNKIINNTPAKHDQDHLHLIVDSNSQIPDRTSAIIGEGLDPTPSIVASAQRLQEAGADLLMIACNTAHFFYKAVINSVDIPVIHMPIETAKYLQEHKYNTVGLLATDGTLQSNLYQHCLNKYDIALINLNKEMQADVMKGIYSIKGGKLETGLFYLSAVAKEVKGLGADAIIAGCTEIPLVLQSTKQLIVVDPTEIIAKKVVHIATNMNNELLSV
- the ilvD gene encoding dihydroxy-acid dehydratase, with the protein product MSKDLRIRSKALSDDVKRAPNRAMLRAVGFSDEDFKKPMIGIASTWSEVTPCNIHIDELAIKAKEGAKNAGGAPLIFNTITVSDGISMGTAGMRYSLPSREVIADSIETVVGGENLDAFVAIGGCDKNMPGCMIAIGRSNVPAVFVYGGTIKPGRHNDKDIDIVSAFEGVGQYNKGDIDREELHQIECHACPGAGSCGGMYTANTMASAIEAMGMSLPGSSSNPAESSFKGEDCLKAGEAVYHLLEKEIYPKDIMTKEAFENAFTVVLALGGSTNAILHLLAIAHSVDVDLSLEDFDRLQKKVPHIADLKPSGQYVMQDLHEAGGVQAVMKVLLDEGLLHGHCLTVTGKTLADNLVEAPPLVEGQKVITPFSEPLKPTGPLVILKGNLAPDGAVAKVSGLKTKHLTGPAKVFNSEDEATQAVLNDDIKAGDVLVIRYEGPKGGPGMPEMLSISAILVGKGLGESVALLTDGRFSGGTHGLVVGHIAPEAQVGGPIGLLKTGDIVTINSELQSLSVDLSEVELEKRRASWVAPKLHSRGVLGKFAHQVSCASKGAVTDLY
- a CDS encoding LysR family transcriptional regulator, with the protein product MNIDNIEAFIYVCQLGSFNKAAEALFLTQPSVSARIQSLEREMNIKLFLRQGNKVSLTDKGEYFFPHAQKILQSYQEAKYRLQQELLPNELKFGCALSIANNVLPSMLPDFKAKFNNVRMKIITGHSKDVLQKVINQEVDFGIIRRETHPEIEGIHLYDDPISLFVSNGHILLKQETITLEQVAKYPLIFFDYGSMDWLYIHRIFSTNRISPNISLEVDNMETAKNLVIQGMGISFLPEHCVKKELQKEQLVRVELTPPIRMNISIDFIYVKGSSQSVFINYFKERLFS
- a CDS encoding class I SAM-dependent methyltransferase, which translates into the protein MIATTGGRTDENGILLAKEVARDLKISYVDRKKSSIKELKHHYNKDVLMIGRNRLEIHPITANEPVFFHPNSAMFRLKRIMIGLDDPFLRAVQLSEGMTFLDCTVGLASDSILASYVVGRSGRVVGVEGNRYLAYLVKRGLHEWNSQLLEMNNAMKWIEVVHYDHLLYLKKCPSDSFDVVYFDPMFEKTINESNGINSLKHLAVYSEITAEVLSEAKRVAKRRIVLKDHYQSNTFDKFNFIVEKRKTAKFHFGYIHATM